From the genome of Natrinema marinum:
GCCGACGGCGACGGCAGTCTCGAGGGCCTCCCGCTGGCGGTCGGTCACCGTCGCCGGCGGCAAGCGGCGTTCGAAATCGCCGACCCGCTCGATGGTGCCATCGGCCAGGCGCGTCAGGCCGTCGTAGAACTCAGTCAACGCGTCTGCCCGGCCGACGGCCTCGAACCGCACCGTTCCGTCGTCGCGAAACGTGATCGGCGGCAGGAAGACGACCCTCGAGTCCGAGACGAGCGCCAGAATCGATTCCTCGAACTCGTAGGCTATCTGATGGACGAACACGTACGTCCCGTCGTCGCCCACGACGAAATCGGCGGTCTCGACGCTGTCGACGGCGGTCAGCACCTCGGCGGCGGCCGCTCGCCCGGCGTCGAACCAGAGCAGCGTCGTCACGGTCCCCATCGGTCCCCACATCAGTAGTTCGGCGGAGGACACGCCGTCTACCGTTGCGAGCCGGCGATGCAGGGGATGCGTCATCGTATCCGGGTACGTAACGCCGAACGTCACCTGCTTCATCGTCCGGCGGTTTCTCGTATCTGCACTTAAAGAACCGCACTCATCCGGGAAAACGCCCTCCGTAGAGCGGGACCAATCACGGACCGATGGCACGCACGCGCTTCGATCGATCGGACCACCGATCGTCGCTCGAGGAGGACGCGGCGGAGACGGGTTCAGCGAAAACGGATTCGGTGTCGACCGTGACGGTCGGCGACCGAGGGAAGGTCACGTACGCGACGTACGGCGACCCCGACGGAGCGCCGGTCGTCGTCCTCCACGGCACCCCCGGGTCGCTCGTCTTCGGACAGTTGTTCGACGACTGCGCGCGGGAATACGGCGTCCGGGTCCTCGCGCCGGAGCGACCCGGATACGGACGGACGCCGCCGTGGCCCGACCGAGAGCTGACCGATACCGGCCCGATCATCGCCGCGGTGCTCGCGGACGCCGAGGTCGAGCGCGCCGGCCTGATCGGTTTCTCCGGCGGCGGGCCACACGCGCTCGCGACCGCCGCGACGCACGGTGACCTCGTCGAGTCGATCGATATCGTCTCCGGCGCGCCGCCGTGGTCGCAGCTCCCCGAGAAACCCGCGGCCCAGCGGCTACTCGGCGTTCTCGCGACGAAGACACCGTCGCTCCTGAAAGGACTGCTTCGGGGACAGACGTGGGCCGCCGGCCGGTTGCCGCCGTCGTTCGTTCTCGCACAGTATACGACGGCGGCGGAGCGAGCCGAGATTCCGAGGGGCGCGGCGGCCCGCGTTCGGCGCGACTTCTGCGAGGCGCTCGCGACTCACCGGGAGGGGTTCGCCGCTGAAACCCGCCTGTTCACGGCGCCGTGGGAGTTCTCCCTCGCCGCGGTCGACCGACCGATCCGGCTCTGGCACGGCGATAGCGACGGGAACGCTCCGCTCGAGGGCGTTCGGCGACTCGCCGAGGACCTGCCGAACGGCGAGTTACGGGTGCTCGAGGGCGCGGGCCACCTGACCACGCTGCTTCGAAGCAGGGAGAGAGTACTCCGCGACCACGGGTGCTCGGACGACGAATAACCGACCTCGTCCGGCGGTGAGCGGGCCGGGCTTCCTCGTCCCCGTCCCGACACGACTTTCACCCTTACGTCCGTAGGCGGTGCCATGAGCGACGACGCACAGGCCGATGCCGGTACGGCCGAAGGGCAGGGTCCCGTCGAAATCTCGGAGGACCTCGCGCGCCACCTCGAGAACAAGCGCGACGAGCTGTTCGAGAAGCTCGAGATTCGCGACGAGTTTCCGCCGGAGGTCCTCGAGGAAGCGGAGGCGCGGACGGAGGACGTTCAGTCGGAGATCACCGACGAGATCGACGAGCGGAAAGACCTGCGCGACCTGACGACGTGGACGACGGACCCGATCGACGCCCAGGACTTCGACGACGCGCTCTCGATCGAGGAGCGCGACGACGAGTACGTCCTCTGGGTCCACATCGCCGACGTGACCCACTACGTCAACCCCGAAACGGCGATGTGGGACGAGGCTGTCGAGCGGGGCAACACGGTCTACCTGCCCGGCTACACCATTCACATGCTGCCGCCGGTGCTGGCCGAGACGGTCTGCTCGCTGGTCCCCAACGAGGAGCGACTCGCCCACACCGTCGAGATGCACCTCGACAAGGAGCATCTGAGCTACGAAAACATCGAGATCTACAAATCCGTCATCGAGTCCGACGAGCGCCTGACCTACTCGCAGGCCGAGAACCGACTCGAGGACCCCGACGCCGACCTCCACGAGGAGAACACACTGGTCTACGAGGTGGCAAACCGCATGCACGAACAGCGCAAGGAAGACGGCTCACTCGTCTTGAACCCGGCCCGCGACCGCGCCCACACCATCATCGAGGAGTGCATGCTGAAGGCCAACAAGGCCGTCACGCACGAACTGATGTGGAACCGCGGCGTCGAGGCCATGTACCGGGTCCACCCACAGCCCAGCCCCGACGAGTGGTCCGAGGCCCTTCAGGAGATTCAGGATCTCGACGGCGTCTCGATCCCCGGCAGCACGTGGGACGACCCCCGCAAAGCGGTCAACGCGACGCTCGAGGAGGCGCCGGGCCGCCAACTCGACAAGATCCAGTGGGCCGTGATGAAGGTGATGCCTCGAGCGCGGTACATGAACGACCCGTTCGGCGGCCACCACGCGCTGAACTTCGAGATCTACGGCCACTTCACCAGCCCCATCCGCCGCCTCTCCGACCTGATCAACCACTGGATCGTCTACCAGAACGACGTGCCCGAGAACCTCGTCGAACTCTGCGATCGCGCCAGCGACAAGCAAAAAGACGCCGAGCAGTGCGAGCGCGAGTACAAGACCTTCCTGCAGGAGGTCGGCCTCGATCCGATGGCGGTCAACAACCGCGGGATCGAAGTCGTCGACGAGGAAGAAGCAGAGAAGACGCTATAGCGGCCGATCGTCGTCCGATTTTCTCTCCTCCTCGATCCCACCACGTGCGGGGGCGCACGCTGGATCACGGTGACCGTGGCGGGAACCGTGATCCGAAGCCGTGCGAGGTCTTCGTGAATCCTGCGAACGAAGGCTTGGAAGGCGCGACGCGTCTTCCAGTGGATGAGTGAGTGACCAACGGGAACGAACGAATCGGTTGGGGAGGACGTGGTGATTCCTTGTTGCCAGTAGAAGACAGAATCTCGAGCCGTCAGCCACCACTTCACAATCGAACCGTCAGCCACCGCTGCACGAACGAGACGCTACAACCCCTCACGCTCGAGGAAGTCCAACACCGCGTCGGTAAACCGATCGTCCGGCACCGTGGTCAGGTGGTCTTCACCCTCGATAACGACGGCCTCGCCGTTCGGAAAGCCGTCCGCGAGCGGTTCGGGGTCGCCCGTGATGTCGTCGTGTTCGCCGGCGACGATCACCACCGGATGTTCGACCTGCGCGATCTCGTCCCAGTCGGCGGGCGCCGTTCGCGTCCGGGCGCAGGCCGCGAGCGCCTCGAGGTCGTTGTCCGTCGTCTCCGCGAAGAGCCGGAACCGCTTGCCAAGCGGGTCCGTTACGTCCTCGGAGTCGTCGGCCAGCAGCCCGTCGGCGATCCGGTCGCCGGCGTCGCTCGGTTCGATGGTCGCCGCGCCGATCCCGGCCAGTACGCCGGCGTTGAACCGCTCGGGGTGACGGTACAGGGCTTCGGTGCCGATCCGGCCGCCCATCGAGTAGCCGAAGAAGTCGGCCCGGTCGATCTCGAGGTGGTCCAGCAGGCGGACCACGTCCGCCGCCATGATGTCCGTTTCGTAGGCCGCCGGGTCGTGCGGTTTCTCGCTCTCGCCGTGGCCCCGGCAGTCGAGTGCGATCACCCGCCGACCGGCCTCGAGCAGCGTGTCGTCCCAGTCGCGGTCGCGCCAGTTCTCCTGCCGGCTCGAGGCGAAGCCGTGGACGAGGACGACCGGCGGGGCGGAGCCGTCGCCGTCTTCGGGAGTGAGATCGTCGTACGCGAGCTGCACGCCGGCGGCATTAAATGTGGCACCCGTTGGCATGAACGGGAGATGCGTGCGACGATACCTAACAGTTCGGCTTCCGGTATCTCGAGAGGCGTTCGGCGACGGCGTCGTTCGCTCACTCGTCTACAGCCGGGAGCGACTTCTCGTAGACGTGCTCCTCGAGGCCGGACCCCAGATCGGAATCGCGCGTTTTGAGGCGCTCGAAGCCGCGAGATTCGTAGAAGGAGATGCCGACCGCGTTGCTCGCGAGGACGGCCAGCCGGAGGCGGTCGAACGCCCGCGAGAGCAGGGTCTCGAGGTGCTCGAGCAGCGCGGTCCCGACGCCCTCGCGCCAGCGATCGGGGCGGACGTACAGCCGCGCGAGAAACGCCACCGACGCGTCCTCCGGCCAGGGAACGGCGTGGGCGAAGCCCTCGAGGGCGGGCTCGAGGTCGGTCCCGGTCGCGGCGTCCGCAGTGGCCGACTCGGCGACGAGAAAAACGGCGTTCTCGCGGCCGTTCGTGCCCGTGATCGCCGACTCAAGGTCGCCGATCGCGTACCAATCGGAGACCACGTCGTCGACCCTCTCGGCGCCGAGAACGTCGTCGTAGGCGCCGTGCCAGCTCTCGCGGGCGACCTCGTGGATCTCCCAGCAGTCGTCGACCGTCGCACGCCGGACGGTTCGCGTCACGACGAGGCGTACCAGCGCGGCCGCCAAAAAGCAGTGCCCGACAGCTACCGGATCGGTACGGTCAGGGTCCGATGAATCGCCGCGATCGCCCGTCATCGCCCCAGTGGCGCGACGACTCGAGATCGTTTTGATGAGTTTGCCACTACTATTATGGCCGCAAGCGCCGAACGAATCGGTGGCGGGCAGACGGGCCGTTCTCGAGGGAGCGGCCTCACCACAATCCCGCCTGCCTCTCCCTTCCGCTTTCTCGTAGGGGTCTGTTAGTGCGCGGGTGCGTACGTGTCCGAAAAGACGTTGAGGCAGACGACACCGCCGACGATGAGCGCGATGCCGACGAACCCGGCAATGTCGACCGATTCGTCGAATAACACGACGCCGATGAGGGCGGCGGCGATGATCCCCAGCGCGGACCAGGTCGCGTACACGAATCCGATCGGAAACTCCTGCAGCGAGAGGCTGAGAAGATAAAAGGAGCCGATATACCCCGCGACGACGATGGCGGTGGGAACGGGGTTGGTAAAGCCGTCCGAGAATTTGAGCGCCGTCGTCCCGGTCACTTCCGCCGCTATCGCGATCGCCAGGTAGAGGTACGCTCGCATGCGGCGATATCGTTGGACGGTTACTATGAACGGTTCGCTTCGATCGACGGATCAGTGCTCGCAGTCAAGCAGCGGAACGGGCGATGTGGAGCGATCGGGCACGGCGAGAGCGTCAGCGGCGTCGAAAACAGGGCGAAGACGGAAACAGAGGGGGTAGCGAGTCGGTCGCGGCTAGCGCTCGAGTCGCGTGCGCAGTGCGGCCATCGAGATCGCGATCACGGCGACGCCGGCGCCGAAGCCGGGAGTGCTGTCGCCGCTGGCGCCGCTCGAGTCGCCACCGGAACCGCCACTCGAGCCGTCAGCGGAGTCGTCCGAACCACTGCCGTTGCCGTCGATCGTCGCGGTCCGCGTCGAGAAGTGGTTGACCGCGATATAGACGGTCGCCTGCCCCTCCGCCTGAGCGTCCTGAACGACCATGTATCGTGATTGATCGCCCCCGATCGCGCTCTCGAGTTCGCTCTTCGAGGACGCCTCCACGGCGGCCTCGCCGTCGATGCGCACCGAGATGTCCTCGAGGTTGCCGACGGCCTCCTCGGAGACGGTCGTCATCACGACCGTCCCCTCGTGGACGGCGCGATCGATGGTCACGTTGACCCGGTTGTTCGCGGACTGGCTCACGTTCGCGGAGGTCTCCTGCCCGTAGGTGACGGCGTCGGTCACGAGTTCGCCGTCGCGCTGTTCGGCGGTCACGTCGACGGCCGCCGACCCCTCGGCGATCAGCGACTCCTCGTATTGGGCCCGCTCGTCTCGCTCGCCGTCGGCGTAGGAGCGGAACGCCAGCGTCGCGTTCGCGCCGAGATCGGCCGTCACGTTGCCGTCGGCGACGCCGACCTCGCCGTCGCCAACCACGAGGAAGACGCCCTGCCGGTCGCCGGTCTCGACTCGGACGCGCTCGCCCTCCTCGCTGGCCTCCGCTTCGGCCGCGAGATCGGCTTCGACGTACTGGGCCTCGTCGCCGCTCTCGACGACCAGCGTCCCGCGTTGCGTGTCGTGAGCCGAGAGCGTCGCACCGCTCTCGGCCCGAATCTGCGCGCTGGCCTGCGTCTGGCTCGCCACCGACAGTCCCGCGCCGTTCAGGTTCGTCGCCGCCTCGAGCCCGAGGCTGCCGTCGAGGCCGCCGCTGGAACTCGAGTCAGCCTCGCGCTGGGACTGGACGGCGACGGACGCGAAAGTCCGTTCGCCGCCGACGCGGTAATCGGTGATCGCGTCGCCCTCGACGTCGAAGGCGACGTTCGCGCCGGCGTAGGCCGAGCCGTCGGCGTCGGACTGCGTCGCGAGCGTCGTCTCGGTCTCGGTGCTGGCGTCAGCGGTGGTCTCGAGACCGGTCCCGCTATCGACCTCGGCGTCGGCCTCGATGGTCGTACGCGATTCCTCCGCGGTCGTCGCAGCTGCACCGGCCGCGGCCATCGTCACGGTGCTCGTGGCCACGAGCAGTGCAACCAGTAGCGCAGCGCCTCGATTCATTGCAAGCCGTGACTTTCGTCGTGACCGTAAAACCCGTTCTGACAAATCCGTCCAAACGTCGCGGGGCCGCCGGCCGCCCGCGCTCTACGGCCGACGCTACTCGGCCGCGGTCGACCGGTACCGGCCGACCCGCCCGTCGCGCTACCGCGAGATGTCCTCGCCGCTCTCTTTGACGACGGTCTCGACCTCTTGGGCGGTGACGAGCGCGACGTCGCCGGGGATCGTCCGTTTGAGCGACGCCGTCGCCGTAGCGTACTCGAGAGCGGCCGGCACGTCGTCGCCGTCGAGCCGGCGGGCGATGAACGCGCCGGTGAACGCGTCGCCGGTGCCGATCGGATCGACGGTATCGGTCTCGTAGGCCTCCTGATCGTGGACAACGCTGTCGTGCCAGCCGACCGCGCCGTCCGCGCCGCGGGTGACGACGACGGTCGTGAAGTCGTACTGGGAGCCGAGTTTGTGCGCGAGCTGGCGCGGGTCGCCCTCGAAGCCGAGGACGGTCCGCGCGTCGCGGGCGGCGATCACGAGGATGTCGATACCCGGAAACAGCCGAGTGAGCGTCTCTCGAGCCTCATCGGGCGACCAGAGCTTGCGCCGGTAGTTAAAGTCGAACGCCGTCGAGGTACCGCCTTTCCGGGCCGCCTTGAGCAGGTTCAGCGTCGTGTCCCGAAGCGTCGAGGAGAGCGCCGGCGTGATACCCGTCGTGAAGAAGACCTGCGCGTTCTGGATCCGCTCGAGGTCGAACTCGCGGGCCTCGGCCGTCGACACCGCGGTGTTCTCCCGATCGTAGATCACGTTCGTCCCGCGGGGCTTGCCGGCGTGCTCGAGGTAGTACGTTCCCTGACGGCCGCGGTGGCTCCAGACCACGTCCGTCTCGATGCCGTGACCCCGGAGTTCGCCGACGACGCGCCGGCCAAGCGCCGTCTCGGGGACCTTCGACAGCCAGGTCGCCGACGCGCCCAGTCGGCTCGCCGCGATGGCGACGTTGCTCTCCGCGCCCGCGGCGCGGACCTCGAACTCGCCGGCGTTCTCGAGGCGTTCGTTCCCCGGCGGCGACAGCCGGAGCATCGTCTCGCCGAAGGTGACGATGTCGCTCACGGCTCGACCCCCCGGATCGTGCGGCTGCGAACTGCGATGTGGCCCTCGGTCATACCCCACTCAACGAACGGCGTTGCTATAAGTTATGGCGGTCTGTCAACGCGGCATCACGCTCGAGCAGTGACGGAGAACCGCGTTTCGACTCTACCTACCAGCCGACAGCGGTGGCGTGCGCTGGCCGACGGTTCGCCGACGGCGAACCGTCTGTTCGACTTCGCGCGAGGTCTTCGCGAGTGAAATGAGCGAATGGCTCGGAAGACGCACCGCGTCTTCCGGTGGATGAGTGAGTGACCGACGGGAACGAGCGTTAGCGCGGGACCGAAGGTCCCGCGAACCATACGAACGGGGCAAAGCCCCGTGAGTAGAAATCGGTTGGGGAGGGTGTGGAAATCCCTCGTCGCCACGGTAGTGGGGCGCTCGCCGATCTTTTCTCATCAAGAACAAGAGGCGATCGAGGTCGCCGTTTCCGAGCCGACCCAAAGGCTATACCATAGCTTCGCTAACAGGTTCCCGAATGGTGTCGGCAGACGGATTAAAAACGTGGTTCGACTACCAACTGCTCTTCACGGG
Proteins encoded in this window:
- a CDS encoding helix-turn-helix domain-containing protein, producing MKQVTFGVTYPDTMTHPLHRRLATVDGVSSAELLMWGPMGTVTTLLWFDAGRAAAAEVLTAVDSVETADFVVGDDGTYVFVHQIAYEFEESILALVSDSRVVFLPPITFRDDGTVRFEAVGRADALTEFYDGLTRLADGTIERVGDFERRLPPATVTDRQREALETAVAVGYYEVPRTGGVAAVADELGCASSTAGELLRNAESALVTSMIDGGGD
- a CDS encoding alpha/beta fold hydrolase, translating into MARTRFDRSDHRSSLEEDAAETGSAKTDSVSTVTVGDRGKVTYATYGDPDGAPVVVLHGTPGSLVFGQLFDDCAREYGVRVLAPERPGYGRTPPWPDRELTDTGPIIAAVLADAEVERAGLIGFSGGGPHALATAATHGDLVESIDIVSGAPPWSQLPEKPAAQRLLGVLATKTPSLLKGLLRGQTWAAGRLPPSFVLAQYTTAAERAEIPRGAAARVRRDFCEALATHREGFAAETRLFTAPWEFSLAAVDRPIRLWHGDSDGNAPLEGVRRLAEDLPNGELRVLEGAGHLTTLLRSRERVLRDHGCSDDE
- a CDS encoding RNB domain-containing ribonuclease is translated as MSDDAQADAGTAEGQGPVEISEDLARHLENKRDELFEKLEIRDEFPPEVLEEAEARTEDVQSEITDEIDERKDLRDLTTWTTDPIDAQDFDDALSIEERDDEYVLWVHIADVTHYVNPETAMWDEAVERGNTVYLPGYTIHMLPPVLAETVCSLVPNEERLAHTVEMHLDKEHLSYENIEIYKSVIESDERLTYSQAENRLEDPDADLHEENTLVYEVANRMHEQRKEDGSLVLNPARDRAHTIIEECMLKANKAVTHELMWNRGVEAMYRVHPQPSPDEWSEALQEIQDLDGVSIPGSTWDDPRKAVNATLEEAPGRQLDKIQWAVMKVMPRARYMNDPFGGHHALNFEIYGHFTSPIRRLSDLINHWIVYQNDVPENLVELCDRASDKQKDAEQCEREYKTFLQEVGLDPMAVNNRGIEVVDEEEAEKTL
- a CDS encoding alpha/beta fold hydrolase, which gives rise to MPTGATFNAAGVQLAYDDLTPEDGDGSAPPVVLVHGFASSRQENWRDRDWDDTLLEAGRRVIALDCRGHGESEKPHDPAAYETDIMAADVVRLLDHLEIDRADFFGYSMGGRIGTEALYRHPERFNAGVLAGIGAATIEPSDAGDRIADGLLADDSEDVTDPLGKRFRLFAETTDNDLEALAACARTRTAPADWDEIAQVEHPVVIVAGEHDDITGDPEPLADGFPNGEAVVIEGEDHLTTVPDDRFTDAVLDFLEREGL
- a CDS encoding GNAT family N-acetyltransferase, whose protein sequence is MTRTVRRATVDDCWEIHEVARESWHGAYDDVLGAERVDDVVSDWYAIGDLESAITGTNGRENAVFLVAESATADAATGTDLEPALEGFAHAVPWPEDASVAFLARLYVRPDRWREGVGTALLEHLETLLSRAFDRLRLAVLASNAVGISFYESRGFERLKTRDSDLGSGLEEHVYEKSLPAVDE
- a CDS encoding DMT family transporter, yielding MRAYLYLAIAIAAEVTGTTALKFSDGFTNPVPTAIVVAGYIGSFYLLSLSLQEFPIGFVYATWSALGIIAAALIGVVLFDESVDIAGFVGIALIVGGVVCLNVFSDTYAPAH
- a CDS encoding PGF-CTERM sorting domain-containing protein, yielding MNRGAALLVALLVATSTVTMAAAGAAATTAEESRTTIEADAEVDSGTGLETTADASTETETTLATQSDADGSAYAGANVAFDVEGDAITDYRVGGERTFASVAVQSQREADSSSSGGLDGSLGLEAATNLNGAGLSVASQTQASAQIRAESGATLSAHDTQRGTLVVESGDEAQYVEADLAAEAEASEEGERVRVETGDRQGVFLVVGDGEVGVADGNVTADLGANATLAFRSYADGERDERAQYEESLIAEGSAAVDVTAEQRDGELVTDAVTYGQETSANVSQSANNRVNVTIDRAVHEGTVVMTTVSEEAVGNLEDISVRIDGEAAVEASSKSELESAIGGDQSRYMVVQDAQAEGQATVYIAVNHFSTRTATIDGNGSGSDDSADGSSGGSGGDSSGASGDSTPGFGAGVAVIAISMAALRTRLER
- the kdgK1 gene encoding bifunctional 2-dehydro-3-deoxygluconokinase/2-dehydro-3-deoxygalactonokinase, encoding MSDIVTFGETMLRLSPPGNERLENAGEFEVRAAGAESNVAIAASRLGASATWLSKVPETALGRRVVGELRGHGIETDVVWSHRGRQGTYYLEHAGKPRGTNVIYDRENTAVSTAEAREFDLERIQNAQVFFTTGITPALSSTLRDTTLNLLKAARKGGTSTAFDFNYRRKLWSPDEARETLTRLFPGIDILVIAARDARTVLGFEGDPRQLAHKLGSQYDFTTVVVTRGADGAVGWHDSVVHDQEAYETDTVDPIGTGDAFTGAFIARRLDGDDVPAALEYATATASLKRTIPGDVALVTAQEVETVVKESGEDISR